In a genomic window of Bdellovibrionota bacterium:
- a CDS encoding PKD domain-containing protein: PAGVTFGSPTALSTTAGFSSAGTYILRLTVSDGSLSAFDELLILASNDTTPPVISNVGAGGVTQTAATITWTTNEASDSQVDYGTTASYGSSTSLNTSLATSHSTALAGLSAGTLYHYRVRSKDAAGNLGLSADYTFTTTAPTNQPPTVYAGPDQTIVLPAVASLSGTTSDDGLPNPPARLTYAWTGPAGVTFGSPTALSTTAGFSSAGTYVLRLTVSDGPASSMDELSINVREPGNRLPQVNVTADIFLGTAPLSVTFSATASDPDGDPLRLTWDFGDETRLSGAGADPVAHVFDAVGLYYVSVTADDGRGGVVRSDALAVEVIDNAAIDNAFTSEGPHVVSSSAGCHTNQTARFADILALALLFIRCAANKRKPKPTLPQRWQDKFR; this comes from the coding sequence GACCCGCCGGTGTTACGTTTGGCTCCCCCACCGCCCTTTCCACCACGGCCGGCTTCTCCTCCGCCGGTACCTACATCCTGCGCCTGACCGTGAGCGACGGCTCTCTGAGCGCCTTCGATGAGCTCCTGATCCTCGCCAGCAACGACACAACACCGCCGGTCATCTCGAACGTCGGCGCCGGGGGCGTCACGCAAACAGCGGCCACCATCACCTGGACCACGAACGAAGCGAGCGATTCGCAGGTGGACTACGGCACGACCGCATCGTACGGCTCATCGACATCGCTCAACACGAGTCTTGCAACATCGCATTCGACGGCCCTTGCCGGTTTATCGGCCGGAACGCTCTACCACTACCGTGTTCGCTCCAAAGACGCCGCCGGAAACCTCGGCCTGAGCGCCGACTATACATTCACAACGACAGCTCCCACCAACCAGCCGCCGACGGTCTACGCCGGGCCGGACCAGACGATCGTCCTGCCCGCGGTTGCGAGCCTTTCGGGAACCACCTCGGACGACGGTCTGCCCAACCCCCCAGCCCGGCTCACCTACGCTTGGACCGGACCCGCCGGTGTTACGTTTGGCTCCCCCACCGCCCTTTCCACCACGGCCGGCTTCTCCTCCGCCGGTACCTACGTCCTGCGCCTGACCGTGAGCGACGGCCCCGCTTCCTCTATGGACGAACTGAGCATCAACGTCCGGGAACCCGGAAACCGGCTTCCCCAGGTCAACGTGACAGCGGACATTTTCCTCGGGACGGCACCGCTCTCCGTCACTTTCTCGGCAACGGCTTCGGATCCCGATGGGGACCCACTGCGATTGACTTGGGATTTCGGTGACGAAACCCGGTTGTCAGGTGCGGGAGCGGACCCGGTTGCCCACGTCTTCGACGCCGTCGGCCTCTACTACGTCTCGGTCACGGCGGATGACGGGCGGGGCGGTGTTGTTCGAAGCGATGCACTTGCCGTCGAAGTCATAGACAACGCTGCCATCGATAATGCATTTACATCTGAAGGTCCTCACGTTGTATCCAGCTCGGCCGGCTGCCACACAAACCAGACCGCAAGGTTTGCGGACATTCTCGCCCTGGCTCTTCTATTTATTCGTTGTGCCGCCAACAAGAGAAAGCCAAAGCCGACGTTGCCACAGCGATGGCAAGATAAGTTTCGTTGA
- a CDS encoding vitamin B12 dependent-methionine synthase activation domain-containing protein — MQKHGDELNWHSHLHLLATDGAFDTQNPSDIVFHPCGFWDLSKMAEIFRFTLQAEEIGVELTEGFMMDPEASVSALVFHHPEATYFSV, encoded by the coding sequence ATTCAAAAGCACGGCGACGAGCTCAACTGGCACTCTCACCTCCATCTTCTGGCCACCGATGGCGCGTTTGACACGCAAAATCCTTCGGACATCGTCTTTCACCCCTGCGGATTTTGGGATCTTTCCAAGATGGCCGAGATCTTTCGCTTCACTTTGCAAGCGGAGGAAATCGGCGTGGAACTGACCGAAGGATTTATGATGGACCCCGAAGCGAGCGTCTCGGCTTTGGTTTTTCATCATCCCGAAGCGACTTATTTTTCCGTCTGA
- a CDS encoding type II toxin-antitoxin system HicA family toxin, giving the protein MPKLGNLSYRDVVRLLASEGFVLIRQEGSHVAFQGPKVDRLTAEMSGRRINILNGYGLPPVLGKEKNI; this is encoded by the coding sequence ATGCCCAAATTGGGTAATCTGAGTTACCGCGACGTTGTGAGGCTGCTTGCATCCGAGGGCTTTGTACTCATTCGCCAAGAAGGTTCCCATGTTGCATTTCAGGGGCCGAAAGTCGACCGGCTTACAGCCGAAATGAGCGGCCGAAGGATCAACATTTTGAACGGTTACGGGTTACCCCCGGTCCTGGGAAAAGAAAAAAACATCTGA